A region from the Clostridium beijerinckii genome encodes:
- a CDS encoding AbrB family transcriptional regulator codes for MKASGIIRNVDPLGRVVIPKEMRKVLNINEGDPIEIVKVNNDVVLRKYSKGCIFCGSDKDISDFNNVPVCSGCRKTLSIERKK; via the coding sequence ATGAAAGCATCAGGAATTATAAGAAATGTTGACCCATTAGGGAGAGTTGTAATACCAAAGGAAATGAGAAAAGTATTAAACATTAATGAAGGAGATCCAATAGAAATAGTTAAAGTTAATAATGATGTTGTTCTGAGGAAATATAGTAAGGGATGTATATTTTGTGGAAGTGATAAAGATATAAGCGATTTTAATAATGTGCCTGTTTGCAGTGGCTGTAGAAAGACTTTAAGCATTGAACGAAAGAAGTAA
- a CDS encoding AAA family ATPase has protein sequence MQPLAVSCECREIEKLKNEWKYSGINVEQSKLTFASFEVWNQASQRTKDTAVAYCTDFDEIRDKRRNSILLCGQVGSGKTHCSISVALNFLKQRIKVVYMPYRDVITKIKQNMIDEEYYTKTISKYQLCEVLLIDDLFKGKINDSDINIVFEIINYRYLNFLPIIVSSEFSIDRLLAFDEGVASRIYEMSKDYVVEIEKDIRNNYRLK, from the coding sequence ATGCAGCCCCTTGCTGTATCCTGTGAATGCAGGGAAATTGAAAAGCTGAAGAATGAATGGAAGTACTCAGGAATCAATGTTGAACAAAGTAAACTTACTTTCGCAAGTTTTGAAGTTTGGAATCAAGCATCACAAAGAACAAAGGATACTGCAGTAGCTTATTGTACAGATTTTGATGAAATTAGAGATAAGAGAAGAAATAGTATCTTATTATGTGGCCAAGTTGGCAGCGGTAAAACTCATTGCAGCATTTCAGTTGCATTAAACTTTTTAAAACAAAGGATCAAAGTAGTGTACATGCCTTATAGGGATGTAATCACAAAGATAAAGCAAAATATGATTGATGAAGAATACTATACCAAGACCATTTCAAAGTATCAATTATGCGAGGTCCTACTTATTGATGACCTCTTCAAGGGGAAAATCAATGACAGTGATATTAATATAGTTTTTGAAATTATCAATTATAGGTACTTGAATTTTCTACCTATCATAGTTAGCAGTGAATTTTCTATTGATAGATTACTGGCTTTTGATGAGGGAGTTGCCTCGAGAATATATGAGATGTCAAAAGATTATGTAGTGGAAATTGAGAAGGATATTAGGAATAACTATAGACTTAAGTGA